In Deltaproteobacteria bacterium, the following are encoded in one genomic region:
- a CDS encoding amidohydrolase, translating into MGRNRQRANRRIHMLDQVTVIDADGHVLETDVEMEQYFDGDFTGHRRTGTFSIFPSLDGWPRGFVRGLNKVTKIDVNSWIQFIEGSKISAAVLYPTAGLSAGLIQDHDWACVVSRMYNNWLYDRYCKIDKRLKGVALLPVQYPSEAANELRRCVKEYGMVAGLLPAVTKLNKGFGHQDFHPIYKVAQELNVPLTVHGAVSANLGFDFLQTMSMIHTLEHPIAQMIQLTSIVLDGVFDLFPKLRIGFLEAGAGWIPYMMDRMDEKDHIDRKRKHFPLSVKPSEYFKRGNIYVTCETDEKTLDVVAREMGEDYMMYPTDFPHEREAGVFAKDIPEFWERTDLSERVKRKVFSENAKRFYNM; encoded by the coding sequence ATGGGACGAAATAGGCAGCGCGCAAACCGGAGAATTCACATGCTAGACCAAGTTACAGTCATCGATGCCGACGGTCACGTTTTAGAGACCGACGTGGAAATGGAACAGTACTTCGATGGCGACTTCACGGGCCACCGCCGCACCGGGACGTTTTCAATCTTCCCTTCTCTCGACGGCTGGCCGCGCGGCTTTGTCCGCGGCTTGAACAAAGTGACCAAAATCGATGTTAATAGCTGGATTCAATTCATCGAGGGCTCGAAGATTTCCGCCGCAGTGCTATACCCCACGGCTGGCCTCTCTGCAGGTCTGATCCAAGATCACGACTGGGCCTGTGTGGTCTCGCGCATGTACAACAACTGGCTTTATGATCGCTACTGCAAGATCGACAAGCGCTTGAAGGGCGTGGCGCTGCTGCCGGTGCAATATCCATCAGAAGCAGCCAACGAATTGCGCCGCTGCGTGAAGGAATACGGCATGGTTGCGGGTCTATTACCGGCGGTTACGAAACTGAACAAAGGCTTCGGCCACCAGGACTTTCACCCAATCTATAAAGTCGCGCAGGAATTGAACGTGCCGCTCACCGTCCACGGCGCCGTGAGTGCCAACCTGGGATTCGATTTTCTCCAGACCATGTCGATGATCCACACGCTGGAGCATCCGATCGCACAGATGATCCAGCTCACCAGCATCGTCCTCGACGGCGTCTTCGATCTGTTTCCGAAACTGAGAATCGGTTTCCTCGAAGCCGGCGCCGGCTGGATTCCCTACATGATGGACCGCATGGACGAGAAAGATCACATCGACCGCAAACGCAAACATTTTCCGCTGAGCGTCAAACCGAGCGAATATTTCAAGCGCGGCAATATTTACGTGACCTGTGAGACCGACGAGAAAACATTAGACGTGGTCGCACGCGAGATGGGCGAAGATTACATGATGTACCCGACCGACTTCCCGCACGAGCGCGAAGCCGGTGTCTTCGCCAAAGACATCCCGGAGTTCTGGGAGCGTACGGACTTATCGGAAAGAGTGAAGCGAAAAGTGTTCAGCGAGAACGCCAAGCGGTTCTACAACATGTGA
- a CDS encoding alpha/beta hydrolase, which yields MAIADLPTGVKLYYESHGEGEPFVFIPATGFSGEVWKSHQVPVLAKSMRVITFDPRGCGRSSRVTGVCTIDQMACDVAALLDHLGLPSAHVLGHSMGGRIALALVLNYPKKVKSLILAAGGSGPAARPGPDCVPGLPYFLTVELIEKGFNEFVRHEVCDTETYFTDDYRRQYPDKVKAFYDLLWPTHAKLQDYLQLCIARHNWEGTHRLGEIQAPTLVVVGDKDIIGSNHVPQSEVLAQRIAGAKLKVLTGQSHGFFWQVPEETNGWIADWVKSH from the coding sequence ATGGCCATTGCTGATTTGCCGACGGGCGTAAAGCTTTACTACGAATCCCATGGCGAGGGAGAGCCTTTTGTCTTCATTCCGGCGACGGGATTTTCTGGCGAAGTGTGGAAATCGCATCAGGTGCCGGTGTTGGCGAAATCGATGCGGGTGATCACCTTCGACCCGCGCGGTTGCGGCCGTTCGAGCCGGGTCACCGGCGTGTGCACTATCGATCAGATGGCTTGTGATGTGGCCGCGCTGCTCGATCATCTAGGTCTGCCTTCGGCCCATGTATTAGGCCATTCCATGGGTGGGCGGATCGCGCTGGCACTGGTACTCAACTATCCCAAGAAGGTTAAAAGCTTGATTCTTGCGGCCGGCGGCTCGGGTCCTGCGGCGCGTCCCGGCCCAGACTGTGTGCCAGGGTTGCCCTATTTTCTAACGGTGGAGCTGATCGAAAAAGGCTTCAACGAATTCGTCCGCCATGAAGTCTGTGACACAGAAACCTACTTTACCGACGACTATCGGCGCCAATATCCCGACAAAGTAAAAGCGTTTTACGATTTGCTCTGGCCGACCCACGCCAAGCTACAGGACTATTTGCAGCTCTGTATCGCGCGGCACAATTGGGAGGGAACCCATCGGCTGGGGGAGATCCAGGCGCCAACCTTGGTCGTCGTCGGCGACAAAGATATAATTGGCAGCAATCATGTGCCGCAATCGGAGGTTCTCGCGCAGAGAATCGCCGGTGCCAAGTTGAAAGTTTTAACTGGCCAGTCCCATGGATTTTTCTGGCAAGTGCCCGAGGAAACCAACGGTTGGATTGCCGATTGGGTAAAAAGCCACTGA
- a CDS encoding Rieske 2Fe-2S domain-containing protein has protein sequence MLSREENNLLTRVGPGTAMGALMRSYWLPALLSEEIPLPDCPPVRVRLLGEDLVAFRDTNGRVGLLGEHCAHRGTSLFFGRNEECGLRCIYHGWKFGVEGHVLDTPAEPAGSEFHRKLRHTAYPCQEIAGMIFTYMGAAERMPLLPRYEWADLAPGQTFPVKSFLECNYLQGIEGDFDSSHTTFLHNNDVQNKETLKRDGAPALEAEDTSFGMRAISIRKLGAERVYVRTSPYIMPSFSIVPGPPTAKFEEDDIRGFRFWVPIDDRTSWLYILNMRKRPFDDSERAALRSWIEPDYRRKRNLHNDYLIDRGLQRARLFSGIEAVNPAEQDGCATESMGPIFDRSQEHLGYSDKTIIALRKLLLSALRDLAEGRTPPHVIRQESERDFSRLRSIKGILPAGTDWHRVLDGLRPNDG, from the coding sequence ATGCTGTCGCGTGAAGAGAATAACCTTTTGACCCGAGTGGGACCGGGCACGGCGATGGGCGCCCTAATGCGTTCGTACTGGCTGCCGGCGTTGCTTTCCGAGGAGATTCCGCTGCCCGATTGTCCGCCGGTGCGGGTGCGCCTGCTCGGCGAAGACTTGGTCGCGTTTCGCGATACCAACGGCCGGGTCGGACTCCTGGGCGAGCACTGCGCCCATCGCGGCACTTCATTGTTTTTCGGCCGCAACGAAGAGTGCGGCCTGCGCTGCATTTATCATGGCTGGAAGTTCGGCGTGGAGGGTCATGTGCTGGACACGCCGGCGGAGCCGGCGGGTAGCGAGTTTCACCGCAAGCTTCGTCACACCGCCTATCCCTGCCAGGAAATTGCCGGGATGATTTTTACCTACATGGGCGCGGCGGAACGAATGCCGCTGTTGCCGCGCTATGAATGGGCGGATCTTGCACCGGGGCAGACTTTTCCAGTGAAGTCATTTCTCGAATGCAATTATCTTCAGGGCATCGAAGGCGACTTCGACTCATCGCACACGACGTTTCTGCACAACAACGACGTTCAGAACAAAGAGACGCTCAAGCGCGACGGCGCGCCGGCGCTGGAAGCCGAAGACACGAGCTTTGGCATGCGCGCCATCTCGATCCGCAAGCTCGGCGCCGAGCGCGTCTACGTGCGCACAAGTCCCTACATCATGCCTAGTTTCAGCATCGTGCCAGGGCCGCCGACGGCCAAGTTCGAAGAGGACGACATCCGCGGCTTTCGCTTTTGGGTGCCGATCGACGATCGGACGAGTTGGCTCTATATCCTCAACATGCGCAAGCGGCCCTTCGACGACAGCGAGCGCGCCGCGCTGCGCAGTTGGATCGAGCCGGACTACCGGCGCAAGCGCAATCTGCACAACGACTATCTGATCGACCGAGGCTTACAGCGCGCCAGGCTTTTCTCGGGCATCGAGGCGGTGAACCCCGCCGAACAGGATGGCTGCGCCACCGAGAGCATGGGGCCGATCTTCGACCGCAGCCAGGAACATCTCGGGTACAGCGATAAGACCATCATCGCACTGCGCAAGTTGCTACTCAGCGCGCTGCGCGATCTCGCCGAAGGGAGAACGCCGCCCCATGTGATTCGCCAGGAAAGCGAACGGGACTTTTCAAGATTACGTTCGATCAAAGGCATCCTACCGGCGGGGACGGACTGGCATCGTGTGCTCGACGGCTTGCGGCCGAATGATGGCTAG
- a CDS encoding peroxidase, protein MRQEGGDDLSVEQVKDDWRQMGLTPAEFAMLEYAEKLTLTPSSMREADVQKLRDVGWSDRDILDIVHVCAYFNFRVRVVDGLGLEVADWQIERARAGAERAAKAAEARGVAMPRDRWQVR, encoded by the coding sequence CTGCGTCAAGAAGGCGGCGACGATCTTTCAGTGGAGCAGGTCAAAGACGATTGGCGCCAGATGGGGTTGACGCCTGCGGAATTCGCCATGTTGGAATACGCTGAGAAATTGACACTGACGCCGAGCAGTATGCGCGAGGCCGACGTGCAAAAACTGCGCGACGTCGGTTGGAGCGACCGCGACATCCTCGACATTGTCCATGTTTGTGCCTATTTCAATTTTCGTGTGCGGGTCGTCGACGGACTTGGGTTGGAAGTGGCGGACTGGCAAATCGAGCGGGCGCGTGCGGGCGCCGAACGGGCGGCAAAAGCGGCCGAAGCGCGCGGCGTTGCGATGCCGCGCGATCGCTGGCAAGTGCGCTAA
- a CDS encoding ABC transporter substrate-binding protein encodes MRRVLLIAICSLAINSLWSNSALAAAAGRIMLGYASPGRALPFWLAQDLGLFHKYGIDVEPVFIRGAPILVAGLAAGDIQVGSTGGSATLAAVAGGQDLRIIATFGSRNNFDLMSQPNIKRPEELRGKRIGLTSVGGTTWMALLLWLEHFGLDVQRDKMQLQALGEQAVTVQALEAGIVNAAVLDGINSSRLKPKGFTVLGEYADLKHQFVSQALVVQRSYLQQRGDTLENLLKAQIEAVAYILAPKNKTAAVRTLMRRMKISAAGAEEGYLDLLRVLERKPFPSVESIAQVQRLMKTQNPKIGAVNLEEINDARLVKKLDDSGFIDRAFAAQGIKP; translated from the coding sequence ATGCGCCGCGTACTGCTCATCGCGATTTGTTCGCTTGCGATAAATTCTTTGTGGTCTAACTCCGCGCTCGCGGCGGCCGCCGGCAGAATCATGCTCGGCTATGCCAGCCCAGGCCGCGCCCTGCCGTTTTGGCTGGCGCAGGATCTTGGACTTTTCCACAAGTATGGCATCGATGTCGAGCCGGTGTTTATACGCGGCGCGCCCATTCTCGTCGCCGGCTTGGCGGCGGGCGACATTCAAGTCGGCAGCACCGGTGGCAGCGCGACGCTGGCTGCCGTCGCCGGCGGCCAGGACTTAAGAATCATCGCCACCTTTGGCAGCCGCAACAATTTTGACTTGATGAGTCAGCCCAACATCAAACGACCGGAGGAGCTGCGCGGCAAGCGCATCGGGCTCACCAGCGTCGGCGGCACGACCTGGATGGCGTTGCTCCTGTGGCTCGAGCACTTCGGCCTCGATGTGCAACGCGACAAGATGCAGCTCCAGGCGCTTGGTGAGCAGGCGGTGACGGTGCAGGCCCTCGAAGCCGGCATTGTCAACGCTGCCGTCCTGGACGGCATCAACTCGAGCCGACTCAAACCCAAGGGATTCACGGTTCTCGGCGAATACGCCGATCTCAAGCATCAATTCGTCAGCCAGGCCCTGGTGGTGCAACGAAGCTATTTGCAGCAGCGCGGCGACACCTTGGAGAACTTGCTCAAGGCTCAAATCGAAGCGGTCGCCTACATCCTGGCACCCAAAAACAAAACGGCGGCCGTCAGAACGTTGATGCGGCGCATGAAAATTAGTGCCGCGGGAGCCGAAGAAGGTTATCTTGACCTACTGCGTGTCTTGGAACGTAAGCCGTTTCCGTCGGTCGAAAGCATCGCCCAGGTGCAGCGCTTGATGAAAACTCAGAATCCGAAAATCGGCGCCGTCAACCTCGAAGAGATCAACGATGCGCGTCTGGTAAAGAAACTAGATGACAGCGGCTTTATCGATAGGGCGTTTGCCGCCCAGGGTATTAAGCCGTAA
- a CDS encoding acyl-CoA dehydrogenase, with product MDFNLPEELQILKSTVRKFVDAELIPLEREFRPAGEEMPEKYLKPLQEKVRAMGLWMLDVPQEYGGAGLDLLTRCVINEEISRTVALPFRSNPLFGPDVRPVLFYCNEEQKQRFLLPVIEGKLEVCFAQTEPDAGSDPAAMKTNAVRDGDDYIINGTKRFITGAGTSDYAQLIAVTDNEKRARGGITCFMVDMKSPGVIIEKQWQTMMGDDPWQIHFDNVRVPAANIIGKLGDGFTLGQKWITAGRIKGHGSRCIGIAERALDMMIEYSKVRTTFGQPLANRQAIQFMIADSAMELHSARLMVYECAWRADRGEDVRNLSYMTKIVCTEMASRVVDRSMQVHGGLGLMKELPLEWWYRQVRSLRITEGNPEVLRWRLAQHIIRNHKG from the coding sequence ATGGACTTCAACCTTCCCGAAGAGCTGCAAATTCTCAAATCGACGGTCCGCAAATTCGTCGACGCCGAACTGATCCCGCTCGAACGGGAGTTTCGCCCCGCCGGCGAAGAGATGCCGGAGAAGTATCTCAAACCGCTGCAAGAAAAAGTGCGAGCGATGGGACTGTGGATGCTCGACGTGCCCCAAGAATACGGCGGCGCGGGACTCGATCTGCTGACGCGCTGCGTGATCAACGAAGAGATTTCGCGCACGGTCGCGCTGCCGTTTCGTTCCAATCCGCTCTTCGGTCCCGATGTTCGGCCGGTGTTGTTCTATTGCAACGAAGAACAGAAGCAGCGCTTTCTTCTGCCGGTCATCGAAGGCAAGCTCGAGGTCTGTTTTGCTCAAACCGAACCCGACGCGGGCAGCGACCCGGCAGCCATGAAAACCAACGCCGTGCGCGACGGCGATGATTACATCATCAACGGCACCAAGCGCTTTATCACCGGCGCGGGCACCTCGGACTACGCTCAGCTCATTGCCGTCACCGACAACGAAAAGCGCGCCCGCGGCGGCATCACCTGCTTCATGGTCGATATGAAAAGTCCGGGCGTCATCATTGAAAAACAATGGCAAACCATGATGGGCGACGATCCCTGGCAGATTCATTTTGATAACGTGCGCGTGCCCGCCGCCAATATCATCGGCAAGCTTGGCGATGGGTTCACGCTCGGCCAAAAATGGATCACCGCCGGCCGCATCAAAGGCCACGGCTCGCGCTGCATCGGCATCGCCGAACGGGCGTTGGACATGATGATCGAATACTCCAAGGTGCGCACCACCTTCGGCCAACCGTTGGCTAACCGCCAGGCGATTCAATTCATGATCGCCGACTCCGCCATGGAGCTGCACAGCGCGCGACTTATGGTCTACGAATGCGCCTGGCGCGCCGATCGCGGCGAGGACGTGCGCAATCTCTCCTACATGACAAAAATTGTCTGTACCGAGATGGCAAGCCGGGTGGTTGATCGCTCCATGCAAGTGCACGGCGGACTCGGCTTAATGAAAGAGCTGCCGCTCGAATGGTGGTACCGTCAAGTGCGCAGTCTGCGCATCACCGAAGGCAATCCGGAAGTGCTGCGCTGGCGCCTGGCGCAACATATCATTCGCAATCATAAGGGATAG
- a CDS encoding LLM class flavin-dependent oxidoreductase, whose product MAMGRIKFGVGLFATENAREGLRLAQLADELGYDRFWVGDSHMIWREPYALMGAMAMTTKRIAIGPGVTHPLVRHLTVTASAMVTLNELAPGRVLLGIGVGATGPENIGMKPVTSEVFGVMIEQVKRLMAGDTVELNGRPVRCVYSGGATIPIFLGTRAPKVMKHAALLGDGIIYTGEVGTLAQTIATLKQCCAEVGRPLDEVKVTYRIPCCIAENSQEAREEVKGKIARTAMTHLGRLHRMGKLDDPTDREAVERLWQHYDTYHHMESGHAHLVRDQWVERFAVAGSAAEVSAQVQKLLTYDIGELTIIPFGKSKAAVIETFADAVVIRASVNANS is encoded by the coding sequence ATGGCAATGGGGAGAATAAAGTTCGGCGTTGGCCTCTTCGCCACCGAAAACGCCCGTGAGGGTTTGCGCTTGGCGCAACTCGCTGACGAGCTGGGCTACGATCGTTTTTGGGTCGGCGATTCGCACATGATCTGGCGCGAGCCCTACGCGCTCATGGGCGCGATGGCGATGACGACCAAGCGAATCGCCATCGGTCCTGGGGTCACCCACCCGTTGGTGCGCCATTTGACCGTCACGGCGAGCGCGATGGTGACGTTGAATGAATTGGCGCCTGGGCGTGTTCTTTTGGGAATCGGCGTCGGTGCGACCGGGCCGGAAAACATCGGTATGAAACCGGTGACCAGCGAAGTCTTTGGCGTCATGATCGAGCAAGTAAAGCGCCTGATGGCGGGCGACACAGTGGAGCTGAACGGCCGGCCGGTGCGCTGCGTCTACAGCGGTGGCGCGACGATTCCGATCTTTCTCGGCACGCGCGCACCCAAGGTCATGAAACACGCGGCGCTGCTTGGCGACGGAATCATCTATACGGGTGAGGTCGGCACGCTGGCGCAGACGATTGCGACGCTAAAGCAGTGCTGTGCCGAAGTTGGCCGGCCGCTCGACGAAGTCAAAGTTACCTACCGAATTCCTTGCTGCATCGCGGAAAATTCCCAAGAGGCGCGCGAAGAGGTCAAAGGCAAGATCGCGCGCACGGCGATGACCCATTTGGGCCGGCTCCACCGCATGGGTAAACTCGACGACCCGACGGACCGCGAAGCGGTCGAACGGCTATGGCAACACTACGATACCTACCACCATATGGAATCGGGCCATGCTCACCTGGTGCGCGACCAGTGGGTGGAACGCTTTGCCGTCGCGGGCAGCGCGGCGGAAGTGAGCGCGCAAGTGCAAAAACTCCTCACCTACGACATCGGCGAATTGACGATCATTCCGTTCGGCAAATCAAAAGCCGCCGTGATCGAAACGTTTGCCGATGCCGTGGTTATCAGAGCTTCGGTCAACGCCAATTCTTAG
- a CDS encoding hydantoinase B/oxoprolinase family protein, with the protein MSGAVDPIVLELVNSKVTSIVEEMRVVLFHSGYSTVLRESEDGSAGLLDAELRTLAVSKKLPFHFASFSAVMDHLPKYFLAEELEEGDALLFNHPFEGNVTHTSDTVILMPIFYEGKIVGYSGTLAHKPDLGGIRGLTAARDLWEEGLVLPPVKFYSRGAVNRDIERIVGANSRIPGETLGDLRGQVAACQVGARRLRELCARFGAPTVTAAGRELMNKVAERLRNSLRAMPDGTHEAEGILDHDNVDFKRMLRAHLKITKTGDKIVFDFTGSDAQAQGAVNLAMPMVKNSCYCAVMALTDPNLIFNHGFVEAIEFRFREGTMVCPRPGAAVSHYTPLAHLVCDMAVKALGEFAPERAAASAGGGGSIRLMGTGADGKSWVLMELLNTAQGATNGRDGVNLIHGPLGAGQFRPGPIEIHESEFPLRITRFSVTPDSGGPGKYRGGMGSTREYQALINAVVPVRSLKGSMRGKLPPWGIFGGGSAQVGDVFVNNVQVADGVREVFLKPGDVVRVQTNAGGGFGDPFERDPQLVLRDVLDRYVTIEHARADYGVVIDLMRLVVDVEATRKLRATRENSEKWGVRSKETGRGGFSP; encoded by the coding sequence ATGAGCGGCGCCGTCGATCCCATCGTGCTTGAGTTGGTCAACTCCAAAGTGACGAGCATCGTCGAGGAAATGCGCGTCGTGCTGTTTCACAGCGGTTATTCCACCGTGCTGCGCGAGTCGGAAGACGGCAGCGCAGGGCTGTTGGACGCCGAGCTGCGAACTCTAGCGGTATCGAAGAAATTGCCCTTTCACTTCGCGTCGTTCTCGGCGGTGATGGACCATCTGCCCAAATATTTCCTGGCCGAGGAGTTGGAAGAAGGCGACGCGCTGCTGTTCAATCACCCCTTCGAGGGCAACGTGACCCACACCTCCGACACGGTTATTCTGATGCCGATTTTTTATGAAGGAAAGATCGTCGGCTACAGCGGCACACTGGCGCACAAGCCCGACCTGGGTGGCATTCGCGGCCTGACTGCGGCGCGCGATCTGTGGGAAGAGGGATTGGTTTTGCCGCCGGTTAAGTTTTACAGCCGCGGCGCCGTCAATCGCGACATCGAGCGCATCGTCGGTGCCAACAGCCGTATTCCCGGGGAAACTTTAGGCGATCTGCGCGGTCAAGTGGCCGCCTGTCAGGTCGGCGCGCGGCGCCTGCGCGAGCTGTGCGCCCGCTTTGGCGCGCCTACGGTCACGGCAGCGGGACGCGAGCTGATGAACAAAGTTGCCGAGCGCCTGCGCAACTCTCTTAGAGCGATGCCCGACGGCACGCACGAGGCCGAAGGCATCCTCGATCACGACAACGTCGACTTCAAGCGCATGCTGCGCGCCCATCTGAAAATCACCAAGACCGGCGACAAGATTGTTTTCGATTTTACCGGCTCCGACGCCCAGGCGCAGGGGGCGGTGAACTTGGCAATGCCCATGGTCAAGAATAGCTGCTACTGCGCCGTGATGGCGCTGACCGATCCCAATTTGATTTTCAATCACGGCTTTGTCGAAGCCATCGAGTTTCGCTTTCGGGAGGGCACGATGGTTTGCCCCAGACCGGGAGCGGCGGTGTCGCACTACACGCCGCTGGCACACCTGGTCTGTGACATGGCCGTGAAAGCCTTGGGGGAGTTCGCGCCCGAGCGCGCCGCCGCTTCCGCCGGTGGCGGTGGTTCGATCCGTTTAATGGGCACGGGTGCGGACGGCAAGTCCTGGGTTTTGATGGAATTGTTGAACACCGCGCAGGGCGCCACCAACGGCCGCGACGGTGTGAATCTGATTCACGGACCGTTGGGCGCGGGACAGTTTCGCCCCGGACCGATTGAAATCCACGAAAGTGAATTCCCGCTGCGTATCACTCGGTTTTCGGTCACGCCGGACTCCGGCGGGCCGGGGAAGTATCGCGGCGGCATGGGCAGCACGCGCGAATATCAAGCTTTGATAAACGCTGTCGTGCCGGTGCGCAGCTTAAAAGGCAGCATGCGCGGCAAGCTGCCGCCCTGGGGCATCTTCGGCGGCGGCAGCGCCCAGGTCGGGGATGTTTTCGTCAACAACGTCCAAGTCGCCGACGGTGTGCGTGAAGTTTTTCTCAAACCGGGCGATGTGGTGCGCGTGCAGACCAACGCCGGCGGCGGTTTCGGCGACCCGTTCGAGCGCGATCCGCAATTGGTTTTGCGCGACGTGCTTGACCGCTACGTGACCATCGAACATGCGCGTGCGGATTATGGTGTTGTGATCGACCTGATGCGTTTGGTGGTGGATGTCGAGGCCACGAGGAAATTGCGCGCGACGCGCGAGAACAGTGAGAAGTGGGGAGTAAGGAGTAAGGAGACGGGGAGGGGAGGGTTTAGCCCCTGA